A window of the Lepus europaeus isolate LE1 chromosome 5, mLepTim1.pri, whole genome shotgun sequence genome harbors these coding sequences:
- the LOC133759022 gene encoding collagen alpha-1(I) chain-like, translated as MNKGNKDTSARNEPDPTTSSYHQEQTRYKKQQRNNALQVTGALPSTRGKPCLLAQHGTRGTRPTDPSCTDPPRGPGVKPGALGGPSPPGPAGPARVRTFLEAPSGQPAAARAASRRPPHERHTAHRTGASKPGRGRRQRPALSPPGPHTRPARRPRPRPRGDHGAAKPRAAGPTRQNKEARGRQRRAGREAGGGGGRDQARARRQRGARPGAPHTHHWELRNGGGGGGEPGGAGPRQPLTAAGIFRTGSEDRGGRGVRGGRGATTGRGGPGACARAQPIRARRRTPTQARWDAGGAHGQGRPPPPPPTPNKTRAGARAGGPRRRRPREGQGARSQRGSGAERPGQADKRRHLPGRGRPAPSSRGVAAAAPRASGLRHSPSGPREPAPAPRPPAPSCVTSALPPGWRPRPARPPGAAPAAARRLRAAVLQARPPSSAAPPPCPRPRARARPAPPPARAAGARGTWLPGRARGGARGRSLPAPSPARGPGPARAHGGRTPRVEGLHGPQRRPAGLGWPRGCALRAAGTRGCVVAGGPGGGGRAPGEQRGSPTCRRRAPRRSPGSGSAPPPKAPPRVSLGT; from the exons ATGAACAAAGGCAACAAGGACACGAGCGCTCGGAACGAACCTgaccccaccacctcctcctacCACCAGGAAC AAACGCGCTATAAAAAGCAGCAGCGTAACAATGCACTCCAGGTTACGGGCGCCCTACCCAGCACTCGGGGGAAGCCCTGCTTGCTAGCTCAGCACGGCACACGCGGAACGCGTCCCACTGACCCCTCGTGCACGGACCCTCCGCGGGGCCCGGGGGTGAAGCCGGGCGCCCTAGgcggcccctccccgccaggaCCAGCGGGACCGGCTCGAGTCCGGACCTTCCTCGAGGCACCCAGCGGCCAGCCAGCCGCCGCCCGCGCGGCCTCCAGGCGCCCACCCCACGAGCGACACACCGCGCACCGCACTGGCGCCAGCAAGCCGGGCAGGGGCCGCCGCCAGCGCCCGGCCTTGTCGCCGCCGGGGCCGCACACCCGCCCCGCGCgcaggccccggccccggccccgcggcgACCACGGGGCGGCCAAGCCCCGAGCGGCCGGCCCGACGCGGCAGAACAAAGAGGCGCGGGGCCGGCAGCGGCGAGCAGGCCGcgaggcgggcggcggcggcgggcgcgaccAGGCCCGGGCGAGGCGACAGCGCGGGGCCCGCCCCGGCGCTCCGCACACTCACCACTGGGAGCTCCGTaatggcggcggcgggggcggagaACCCGGGGGGGCGGGCCCGCGGCAGCCACTCACCGCCGCCGGCATCTTTCGAACCGGCTCCGAGGACCGCGGAGGgcgtggggtgaggggagggcgCGGGGCGACGACGGGCCGCGGCGGCCCCGGCGCATGCGCGCGCGCGCAGCCAATCCGGGCGCGGCGCAGGACGCCGACGCAGGCGCGCTGGGACGCAGGGGGGGCGCACGGCCAGGGAAGacctcccccgcctcccccaaCTCCAAACAAAACAAGGGCGGGAGCGCGCGCCGGAGGGCCCCGGAGGAGGCGTCCACGCGAGGGGCAGGGGGCTCGGTCGCAGCGGGGGAGCGGGGCGGAGCGGCCCGGGCAGGCGGACAAAAGGCGCCACCTCCCGGGGCGCgggcgccccgccccctcctcccggggagtggcggcggcggcgccccggGCGAGCGGCCTCCGCCACTCGCCTTCGGGGCCCCGCGAGCCCGCGCCCgctccccgcccgcccgccccgtcCTGCGTTACCTCTGCGCTGCCCCCCGGCTGGCGCCCGCGTCCCGCACGGCCTCCCGGCGCCGCTCCTGCCGCCGCTCGCCGCCTCCGCGCCGCCGTCCTCCAGGCCCGGCCGCCGAGCTCTGCCGCCCCGCCCCCCTGCCCGCGGCCCCGCGCGCgcgcccgcccggccccgccccccgcgcgcgcGGCTGGAGCGCGCGGGACCTGGCTCCCCGGCCGGGCGCGCGGGGGCGCGCGGGGGCGCTCGCTCCCGGCGCCGTCCCCTGCTCGCGGCCCGGGCCCCGCGCGAGCGCACGGTGGCCGCACGCCGCGCGTGGAGGGGCTGCACGGCCCGCAGCGGCGCCCCGCAGGCCTGGGGTGGCCCCGCGGCTGTGCCCTGCGCGCGGCGGGAACCCGGGGCTGCGTGGTCGCGggagggccggggggcgggggtcgAGCCCCAGGGGAGCAGCGAGGCTCGCCGACGTGCAGGCGCCGGGCCCCTCGGCGGTCTCCGGGCTCGGGTTCGGCACCCCCGCCGAAGGCGCCTCCCCGGGTGTCCCTAGGAACGtga